The following is a genomic window from Streptomyces chrestomyceticus JCM 4735.
CTTCACGGGCCATGGAAACCATCCCTTTCCGCCTTCGACCGGTCGTGGCCCGTGTCCATCGTCTCTCGGATCGAAGCCGCACGGCTACTATGCCCCGGCAAGCCTCCGGCGGGAGACCGCCTGCGCCGTGGGCCCCGGGTGAGGTGTCCGGGCCCCGGTGGAGGCCGGACACCCGGTCTACGGCGAACAGTTCGCCATCTGGTCGCAGCGCGCGTCCCGCACGCTCGCGTAGCGGGGGAAGCGGCCGGTCAGCCGCGTCGCCCTGAGCAGGGTGGCGATACCGCGGTGGGCGTGCACGACGCGCAGCCAGCCGCCTTGCTCGACGGCCCAGTTCTGCGCGGCGCACAGTTCCCGGAGCGCGGAGCAGTCCATGAAGGTCACCGCGCCGAGATCGACGATCACCCGGGGCGGGCCGGTGGCCCGGCTGTGTCCGCGCCGCAGCAGGGTGCGCAGGCGCGGCGCGGTCATGAGGTCCAGCTCCCCTTCGGGCCGTACTACGTTGATCTTGTTGACACCGATCCGGTGGTGGAGGTCCATAGCGATCCCGCCCCTGAAATCAAACATGCCGCACTGACTGTCCTTCGTGCGAACCGGGGTCCGGGGCACCGCGCCATCAGCGTATTCCGGCTGGGCGTCGGGCGGCGGTGAAGAAAGGTTCCGTTCGAAACTCGACCGCAATCGTTCACTCGTACGGGGGCAGCGTCGCACGGGCGAGCCCACCCGGCTCGTCCGGTCACCCCCGTACCGCTCCGGGCGCGCTCAGCCCCACAGCGCCCGGGCGAAGGCCACACCGGCGAACACCGCGGCGAGGCCGGCTGCCACACTCGCCGCCACGTTCGCGGCGGCCCGCCACCGCGCCCCGCCGGCGGCCAGCCGGAGCGTCTCGTACGAGAAGGTCGAGTACGTCGTCAGCGCTCCGCACAGGCCCGTACCGAGCAGGAGGTACAGGGACGAGGAGGCGGCGCCCGCCGCCACCGCACCGGTGACCAGACCCAGCACCAGCGAACCCACGACGTTGACCGTGAACGTCCCCCAGGGGAAGGCCGTGCCGAGCCGGGACTGCACGAAACGGTCCGTCAGGAAGCGCAGCGGCGCACCGGCCATCGCGCCGGCCACCACGAGCAGCCAGTTCACCGCGCACCTCCGCGCCGGGTGAGTGCGTACCGGGTGCCTGCATGTGCGGCCCACACCGCCGCCAGCGCGGCGAGCAGGGTGGCCGCCAGGTAGGCCAGGCCGACGGCGAGCCGTCCGGTGTCCGTCAGGTGGCGGATGTCCGCGGTGTACGTGGAGAAGGTCGTGAAGCCGCCGAGGACGCCGGTGCCGAGGAACGGGCGCAGCAGCGGGTGGGGCGATCCCCGTTCGCTGATCAGCGCCATCAGGACGCCCATCAGCGCACAGCCGACGACGTTGACCAGGAAGACCGTCGCGGGGAAGGTCCCGGGGGCGGTGGGCCACAGCAGTGTGGCCCCGTACCGGAGAGCCGCGCCGATGCCGCCGCCGAGTGCGACGGCGCCGACGGCGGGCCACTGCCCCTGCCAGGGCGGCTGCGGACGGGAGCGGGCCGACTGCTCTCCGGGCGGCCCGGACAGCTCGGACGGCTCGGTGGTGTGCGGTGCGGCCGGGCGGGCCGTGGCGCCGGCCGTCGCCGGGCGCGGGGCTCCGGTGGTCATACGTCTCCTACTCGCGCGGTGCGTGCGTGCTGCGTTCCGCTCTGCAAGCAGGGACCGTTGGCGGCCTCGGACGGCCGCGGTTCGGGTCCGGCGGGCCCCACCGCCGTGCCGTGATCACACGGACCACAGGCGATCTCAGGCTAACCCCGGCCGTTTGACACCGCCAAACATGGGATGTTCCCATCACCGGTGGAATCGAGAGGGAGGACGGCGTCCATGCCGCTGCGCAGCACCGCCCGCACCAGCCTGGTGGGCCTGGTCATCGAGCAGATGGAACAGCTCATCGCCGACGGCGAGTGGCCGGTCGGCGGGAAGATCCCCGCCGAACCCGTCCTCGTCGAGACGCTCGACGTGGGCCGCAACACCGTCCGCGAGGCGGTCCGCGCCCTCGTGCACACCGGGATGCTGGAGCCGCGGCAGGGCGACGGGACGTACGTACGGGCCGACAGCGACTTCGGCGCGGCCGTGCAGCGCCGACTGCGCCGGGCCGCCGACCTGGAGGCGTACGAGGTCCGGGCGTCCCTGGAACGCGACGCGGCCCGCTACGCGGCGCTGCGCCGCACCGACGACGACCTCACGGCGCTGCGGGCCGCCCTCGCCGAGCGCGACCGCGCCTGGGGGAACAGTGACGTCTCCGCGTTCATCGACGCGGACATGCGCTTCCACCGGACCGTCGCGGCCGCCGCGCACAACAGCGTCCTCGCGGAGCTGTACGAGCACTTCAGCGACGCCTTGCGCGCCACCCTCCAGGCCGTCATCCGCAGGCCGCTGCCCGATTCCGTCCGCCATCAGTTCGACGCGCACACCGCCATCGTCGACGCCATCGAGGCCCGGGACCCGGACGCCGCCGAGCGGGCCGCGCTGGCCCACCTGACCGAGGCCATGGACGCGCTGCGCGCCGCACGGCCCGACGACGAGGCCCCGGCGGCGGCCCCCCGAGCACGCGAAGCAAGCCCAGGAGAAGAAGACCATGCATGACCACGGACCGGCCGCCACCTTGAGCGCCCCCGGCACCGGCGGCGCCGCGCGGCCGGACGCATCCGCCGACGCGCCCGCTGATGTGCCCGGTGACGCGCCTGCTGACGCGCCCGCTGACGCGCCTGCCGGGGGCGCCGCTCCGCCCGCCCCGGCGCCGGGCGCCACCGGACGCCGCGCCCTCTACCTGGGCGCCGGCGTCATCCTCCTCGCACTCAACCTGCGCCCCGCCCTCGTCGCCGTGTCCCCGCTGGCCGGCACCATCCGCGACGAGAGCGGCATGTCGGCCGCGGCCACCAGTCTGCTGACCGCGCTGCCGCTGCTCTGCTTCGGCCTGCTCGCCCCGATCGCGCCGCGGCTCGGCCGGCGCTTCGGCATGGAGCGCTCGCTGCTCGGCACCATGGCGCTGATCTGCGCGGGTACGGCGCTGCGGCTGCTGGATTCGGTGGTGGCGCTGTTCGCCGGGACGGTCGTCATCGGCGCGGGCATCGCCGTCGCCAACGTCCTGCTGCCCGGCCTGATCAAGCGCGACTTCGCGGCCAGGTCCGGGCTGATGACCGGCCTGTACTCCATGTCGCTGTTCGGCGGCGCGGCCCTGGCGGCCGGTGTCACGGTGCCGGTGCAGCGCGCGGCCGGGCTGAGCTGGCAGGCCACGCTGGCGTGCTGGGGCTCGCTGGCGGTCATCGCGCTGGCGGTGTGGCTGCCGCAGACCCGCAGCCGTACGCGCACCTCCGCCTCCGCCGCCCGTGAGGCGGCCCACCCGGTACGCGGCCTGTGGCGCTCCCCCCTGGCCTGGCAGGTCACCCTGTACATGGGCCTCCAGTCCCTCAGCTACTACGCGGCGGCCGCCTGGCTGCCGACCATGCTCACCGACGCCGGGATGAGCGCGGGCGACGCGGGCTGGATGCTGTCGTTCTCCTCGCTGCTGGGCATCGCGGGCTCCTTCTTCGCCCCGGTGATCGTCGGCCGCCGGCTGTCGGCCGGTGCGCTGGCCGCGATCGGCGCGGTGCTCTGCGCGGCCGGTTTCGCCGGGATGCTGGCCGCGCCGGCCGGCGGCGCGTACGTGTGGATGACGCTGCTGGGCCTCGGCCAGGGCGCGGCGATCAGCCTGGCCCTGCTGTTCATCGTCCAGCGCGCCCCGGACATCCGGCACACCGCGCAGCTCTCCAGCATGGCCCAGTGCTTCGGCTACATCCTGGCGGCCACCGGCCCCGCGGTACTGGGCGCCGTGCACGACGCCTCGGGCGGCTGGACCGTACCGGTGGTCGTACTGCTGGTACTGCTCGTCCCGCAGGTGGCCATGGGCCTCGGCGCCGCACGCCCGCGGCATGTGGCCGGGCGCTGACGCGGTACGGATGTGCCGGAGCGGACCGGTCCGTACGGGCGGGAGCTGTGACGGTGGGGCGGGAGCCGCCGTCACGCCTCCCGCTCCGCCCCGCTGCCGGTCCATACTGGTGCGGTGTCGGTGATCAGCAACCTTCGTAGAGCGGTCCGGCTGCCGCAGCAGCAGCGCCGCGGTGTCGACCTCAGCCACCCCGCGCGGTCACCGCTGGGCACCGCCGTGGTGAACTGCGCCGTCTACGAGAACGGCGTCCGGCAGCACGGCGACCACCCGGCCGAGGACGCCGTCCGCCGGGTCCGCGGCTCCGGCGACGGCTTCGTGTGGATCGGACTGCACGAGCCGTCGGAGAAGGAGTTCGCCGGCATCGCCGAGCTGTTCGGGCTGCACCCGCTGGCCGTCGAGGACGCGGTGCACGCGCACCAGCGGCCGAAGCTGGAGCGTTACGACAACTCCCTGTTCACGGTGTTCAAGACGGTCTGTTACGTGGACCACGACCGGCTCACCGAGACCAGCGAGGTGGTGGACACCGGCGAAATCATGGTCTTCACCGGCGCCGACTTCGTCATCACGGTCCGGCACGGCGGCCACGGCTCGCTCGGACCGCTGCGCGAACAACTGGAGGCCGACCCGGAGCAACTGGCCATCGGCCCCTCGGCGGTCCTGCACGCCATCGCGGACCTGGTCGTGGACGACTACCTGGACGTCACCGCCGCCGTGCAGGACGACATCGACGACGTCGAGAGCGAGGTCTTCGCCGAGAGTCCGCGCCGCAGCGACAGCGAGGAACGGCGCGGCGGCACCAAGGGATCCGGCACCGGCGCGGGCCGCATCTACCAGCTCAAGCGCGAACTCCTGGAGCTGAAACGCGCGGTAGCACCGCTGTCCCGCCCCCTCCAGGCCCTCGCCACCCAGCCGATGGCACTGGTGGACCCGCACATCACCACATACTTCCGCGATGTGTCGGACCACCTGGAGCGGGTCACCGAGCAGATCAACGCCTTCGACGAACTGCTCAACTCCATACTCCAGGCGCACCTCGCGCAGATCACCGTGGCCCAGAACGAGGACATGCGGCGCATCAGCGCCTGGGTCGCGATCCTCGCCGTCCCGACGATGGTGTGCGGCATCTACGGCATGAACTTTGAACACATGCCGGAGAAGCACTGGACCTTCGGCTACCCCCTGATCATGGCCGTCACCCTCACCCTCTGCTTCCTCATCCACCGGGGGTTCAAGCGCAACGGGTGGCTGTAACTTCCTCCTGGCTTACTGGCTGCCAGAGCAGTCCGCCTCGGTCCAGGTCGCGACGAGGTCCCGGCAGACGACGGTGAGCGAGCCGTCCCAGAACACGATCTCGTGACTGCAGCCGTCCCGGTGGGGCAATATCTCGTCCAGGATCACCGTCCCGAGGCCCTCCCAGTCGTCCCGGCAGTCGCCCCCGTCGTCCCCCTCGGTGCTCCCGGCCTGGAAACCGGTGACACCTGAGTAGCGGATGACCAGGTCTTCGTCATGCTTCCAACAGTTGTGCCGAAACCGGATCTCCACCTCCTGGCCATCAGCTCCGGCACCCCGTATGTACTGGAGCTCCAGATCCTTCACACACCGCTTTCCGGAGAAGTCGTCATGCCCCGGAGCAGTGGCGAAGCCCCGCGCTCCGGCCGGCAACTCGTCGGCCAGCAAGGGCAGACGCTCCAGGTAGCGAGCAGGCGACAGAACACCTGACAGGTCGCCGACCTGCGCGTCCAGATTTACGTCTCCCTCCTGTCGGCCCGAATGTGCGTAGCAGTATCGGCGGAGCCGCGCGTGGCTCAGGCCAGGTAGCCGTCCGGGCGTATCAGGAAGGTGTCGCCGGGGGCCGCCGCGTAGCCCGTGAAGGCGTGGCCCTCGGCGTCTATGACGTACCGGCCGGCGTCGGGCCGCTCCTCGCCGGGGCGCAGCACGGTGTAGGAGTGTTCCTCGTCCGGGGCGGGTGCGCCGAAGGTCAGGCGGGTGAAGTGCGGGCCGCGGAAGAGGTCAAAGAGGCGGACGTGTTTGTCGTCCGCGTCGAGCAGGGGGGCGTCCGGGGCGCGGTCGCCGGTGACGAGGGTGCCGGTGGCGTCCGGGGCCCGGTAGGTGATGTCGAGGCCGAAGCCCTCCTCGCCGCGCTTGTGGGCGTCCGCCGTGCCTTCGACGTACTTGTCCAGCAGACCGGTGCTGACGCCGAGGACATGGGCCGCGACGGCTCGCCGCTCGGTCTCGTAGCTGTCCAGCGCGGTCTCCGCGGCCAGCTTCCAGCCGAGGTTGTAGGCGTCCTGCACGCCGGTGTTCAGGCCCTGGCCGCCGGTCGGCGGGTGGACGTGCGCGGCGTCGCCGGCCAGGAAGACGCGCCCGGCCCGGTACCGCTCGGCCAGCCGTACGTTCGGCCGCCACACCGTGGACCAGCCGTGTCCGGTCAGGCGTACACCGGCCGAGAACCGGTCGAGGGCGGCCTGCATCGTCTCCAGGGAGGCGTCGTCGCCCTCGCCCAGGGGCGAGATGAACTGGAACTGCCCGGTGCCGGGCAGCGGGGTCAGCGCGACGCCCGTCATGGGGTGGTCCGCCGCGGCGAACCAGTGGCCGCACGACAGGTCGAGGCCCGGCGCCGTCACGTCGCCGACCAGCACCCGGAAGGTCTCGTCGGTGGTGCCGGGGAAGGCCACACCGATCGCCTTGCGGACGGAACTGGCGCCGCCGTCGGCGCCCACGAGGTAGTCGAACCGGGCCACCTCGCCGGTGGCCAGCCGCGCGGTCACCCCGTCCGCGTCCTGCTCCAGGCCGGTCAGCGCGGTGCCCAGCTCGACGCGGACACCGAACTCCAGCAGCCGCGCCCGCAGTATCCCCTCGGTCTGCGACTGGCCGAGCACCCACGGGTTCGGATACGGCACGCCGGGCCGGGGCTCGCGCGGCTCGGTCATCCAGTGCTCGCCCGCGAACCGGCCGTCGAAATGCGCGCGCAGCGGCGCCGGCGGCGCTCCGGCGGCCCGTACGGCGTCCAGCACGCCGAGGTCGTCGAAGACCTCCAGCGTGCGCGGTTGGAGGCTGTCGCCGCGCGAGCCGTCGAAGTACGCGGTCGCCTTGTCGACGACCCGCACCCCGACGCCGCGCCGGGCCAGTTCGATCCCCAGGGTCAGCCCGGTCGGGCCGCCACCCACCACCAGCACTCGCATGATGAATCTCCATTCGCTGAATGTGCATTCATCATGAGGGCTGCTAGCGTGCGCCGTCAAGAGAGCTGGAGGAAAAAGAGACGTGAAGCGCGCGGAGCAGGCGGTCGAGACAAGGGCGGCGCTGATCGAGGCGGCGAAGCGCCTGTTCGCCGACCGCGGCTACCTGAACACCAAGATCACTGACATCACGACGGAGGCCGGCCGGGCCGCGGGCTCCTTCTACCGTCACTTCACGAGCAAGGAAAACCTGCTCAGGGCGCTGCTGGACGAACTGTCCGCGGCGAGCGACGCCTACGCCGCGAACGACGAGCACAAGTCGGACTTCACCGACCCCGAAGCGATCCGCTACCACGTGGCCAGCAACTGGCGCGTGCACCGGGAGCACGCGGCGACCATGGTCGCGCTGCGCCAGGCGGCGCTCGTCAGCGAGGACTTCACCCGCACCTTCGACCAGTTCCGCCGCACCCAGCTCGAAGACCTGGCCGACCACCTGGAACACGTGGAGAACCTGCCGGCCTCCCCCGAGACCACCCTGCTGATGATGAGCGCGATGCTGGACGCGCCCGCGCAACCGTGGCCCGGGATGACCGAGGACGAGGCCATTGAGGCGACCACCCGGTTCCTCTACCGCGCCCTGAACGGCAAGGACTACACGCCGTAGATACGGGCGCGCGGCCCCTGCCGGGCGAGGCCGGCCGGGACCGCGGAACCGGGTGGCTCAGTGGACGAGCGTGCCCTCCGGGTCGGGGGTGGTCCGGCGACCGTCCGCAGGCGAGGGCGAGGGCGAAAGCGAGGGCGCGGGTTCGGTGGACCGGTCAGCGCTGTCACCCGTGCCGAGCTCCCCCGCCGTACGCGGCTCCCCGTTAGTACGCGCCTTCCCCGGCATCAGGAACAGCAGCAGGAAGATCACCACCAGACCGGCCGCCACCCACCACAGCGAAGTGACCGTCGCGTCGACGACCGTCGCCCTCGGGTCCCGGCCGCCCGCTCCGTCGAGGACGCCGAAGAAGGCCACCGACGACAGGCCGAGCCCGAAGGCCATGCCCAGTTGGCTCGTGGTGTTGAAGACTCCGGACGCCGATCCGGAGTGTTCGGACGGCACCTCCGAAAGGGCCGCGTCGGTGATCGGGGCGACGATCAGCCCCATGCCGCCGCCCATCAGCAGCAGGGCGGGCACCATCTGCCAGGACGTCAGCTCCGTGCCGTACCGCGTGGCTCCGGCGATGTAGAGCAGCACGCCGCAGAGCATGATCAACGCGCCGGCCTGCATCACCTTCCGCCCGAACCGCGGCACCAGCTTCTGCACGGAGACACCGGCCGCCGCCGAGCAGGCGACCGAGAACGGCACCCCGGTCAGCCCGGAGCGCAGCGGGCTCCAGCCCAGGCCTAGCTGCATGCACAGGGTCCAGACGAGGAAGAACAGGCCCGAGAGCGCCCCGAAGGTGAGCTGCACACCGGCGCCCGCGACGAACGTCCGCAGCTTGAAGAGGGAGAGTTCGACGAGCGGCGAGCCGTCCTTGCGGGCCTTGGCGCGCTCGTACCGTACGAAGACGGCGAAGACCAGCGGGCTCGCGGCCATCGACACGAATCCCCAGGCGGGCCAGCCCATTTCGCGGCCCTGGGTCAGCGGGTAGAGCACCATCAGGAGGGCCAGCGCGGCGAGGACCATGCCGCCGAGGTCCAGGCGCAGCGCCTTGGGAGCGCGCGACTCGGCGATGAAGCGGCGCCCGAGGACGATTCCGGCGATGCCGACCGGCAGGTTGATCAGGAAGATCGGCCGCCACTGGAGGCCGAGGATGTCCCACTGCGTCAGCAGCGCGCCGATCAGCGGACCGCAGACCGCGCCCAGTCCTATGACGGCGCCGAACATGCCGAAGACCTTGCCGCGTTCGTGCGCGGGGAAGGTGACGTGGATGATCGCCAGGACCTGCGGCACCATCAGCGCGGCCATCGCGCCCTGGAGGACGCGGGCGGCGATCAGCATCCCCGGGTCGGCGGCGACGCCGCACAGCGCGGAGGCGACGGTGAACCCTCCCATGCCGAGCAGGAAGAGCCGGCGGCGGCCGTGGATGTCGCCGAGCCGGCCGCCGGTGATCAGGCCGACGGCGAAGGCCAGCGCATAGCCCGCGGTGATCCACTGGACGGCGCCGAACGAGGCGCCGGTGTCCCGCTGGATGCTGGGTACCGCGATGTTGACGATGGTCGCGTCCACCAGGTCCATGAAGGCGGCGGTCAGCACGACGGCGAGCGCGATCCAGCGTCTGCGGCCGGTCGCGCCGGCCGTGTCGGACGCGCCGGGGGCGGTCGTGGGCGGGGTGGGCATGGTGGTGACTCCTGGAAGGTGCTCGGGACCGGCGCCGGGAACTGGGTGCCGCGAAGGAACCGGGGGCCCCGGACCACAAGCTTCCGGGAGCTCCGGGACAGATCTCGACCCTACGGTCCGTATAGGACAGCTCCGGTCCTACTCGGCCCGGCATCATCGACGGCATGAGTGAAACCTCGGCCCGCCTGCTGAACCTGCTGTCCCTCCTCCAGACGCCCCGCGAATGGCCCGGCAGTGAACTGGCCGACCGTCTGCGCGTCACCACCCGCACCATCCGCCGCGACATCGAGCGGCTGCGCGACCTCGGGTACCCGGTGCACGCCACCATGGGCGCGGAAGGCGGTTATCGGCTCGCGGCGGGCACCGCGATGCCCCCGCTGCTGCTGGACGACGAGGAGGCGGTGGCCATCGCCGTCGGGCTGCGCTCGGCGGCCGGGCACACCGTCGACGGCATCGAGGAGGCGTCCGTACGCGCCCTCGCCAAGCTGGAACAGGTCCTGCCGTCCCGGCTGCGGCGGCGGGTGGGCGCGCTGGGCACCGCCACCGTACCGATGCCCGCCGGGGACGGCCCGACCGTCGATCCGGCGCATCTGACCGCCCTCGCCGCGGCCGTCGCCAACCAGGAGCGGCTGCGCTTCACCTACCGGGCGGGCGACGGCGTCCGCTCCAAGCGCCTGGTGGAACCGCACCGGCTGGTCTCGGCGGGGCGCCGCTGGTACCTGGTGGCGTACGACAACGAGCGCGAGGACTGGCGGATCTTCCGCGTCGACCGGCTGAGCGACCCGTACCCCACGGGAGTACGGGTGCCGCCGCGCGAGCTGCCCGCCCGGGATGCCGCCGCGTTCGTCACGGAGCGGATGCAGGGCCTGGCGCCCGGCTGCGCCGCGGTGGTCACGGTGCAGGCGCCCGCCGCCGAGGTGTGCAAGCGGCTGGGGCGCGCGGTGGCCGCGGTGGAGCCGCTGGGCGAGGGGGTGTGCCGGGTGCGCACCCGGCCCGACTGCCTGGAGTGGACGGCGGTCCGGCTGGCGACGCTCGGCAGCGAGTTCACGGTGCACGAGCCGCCGGAGCTGGCGGAGCACCTGCGGCAGTTGGGCGGGCGGGTGCTGCGGGCGGCCGCCGAGTCCGGTGAGGCCACGCCGACGCATACCCGGGAGGGGTAGCACTGATACCCCCTAGGGGTATACAGTTCAGACAGTGGACGACGGCGGTCCCCCGCCGTCACCCCCGCCTCCCGAAGGAGCAGCCATGACCACCACCGTCGACGAGCGCGGCATCGAGCTGGAGATCGGCGGCATGACCTGCGCCTCCTGCGCCGCCCGTATCGAGAAGAAGCTCAACCGGATGGACGGCGTCACCGCCACCGTCAACTACGCGACGGAGAAGGCGAAGGTCACGTACGAGAGCGGTGCCGGCATCGAGGTCGCCGATCTGATCGCCACCGTCGAGAAGACCGGTTACACGGCCGCCGTCCCGGAACCCCCGGCCCCCGCCCCGCCGCCACCCGATCCCGGCACGGCGCCGGGGCCGGTTCCCGCGCCGGAACCGGGCGCCGACCCGCTCGCCGCGCTGCGGCAGCGCCTGACCGTCTCGGTGCTCCTGGCCGTACCCGTGATCCTGATGGCGATGGTCCCGGCGCTGCAGTTCACCAACTGGCAGTGGTTGTCGCTGACCCTGGCGGCCCCGGTGGTGGCGTACGGGGCCTGGCCGTTCCACAAGGCCGCCTGGACCAACCTGCGGCACGGTACGGCCACGATGGACACCCTGGTCTCCATGGGCACGCTGGCCGCGCTCGGCTGGTCGCTGTGGGCCCTGTTCTTCGGCCACGCCGGGATGCCCGGCATGACCCACCCGTTCACGCTGACCATCGAACGCGGCGACGGCGGCAGCAACATCTACCTGGAGGCCGCGGCCGGCGTCACCGCCTTCATCCTGGCCGGACGCTACTTCGAGGCGCGCTCCAAGCGACGGGCCGGGGCCGCGCTCAAGGCGCTGCTGGAGCTGGGCGCCAAGGACGTGGCGGTGCTGCGGGACGGGCGTGAGGTCCGCGTACCGGTGGGTGAGCTGGCGGTCGGCGACCGGTTCGTGGTCCGCCCCGGCGAGAAGATCGCCACCGACGGCACCGTCGTGGACGGGTCCTCCGCCGTGGACGCCTCGATGCTCACCGGCGAATCCGTACCCGTCGAGGTCGCCCCCGGCGACCCGGTCACCGGCGCCACCGTCAACGCGGGCGGCCGGATCGTCGTCGAGGCCACCCGCGTCGGCGCGGACACCCAACTGTCCCGGATGGCGCGGCTGGTCGAGGACGCGCAGAACGGCAAGGCCGCCGCCCAGCGCCTGGCCGACCGGATCTCCGCCGTCTTCGTCCCGGTCGTCATCGCGCTGGCTCTCGGCACCCTGGGCTACTGGCTGGCCACCGGTGCGGGCGCGGTCGCCGCGTTCACCGCCGCGGTCGCCGTACTGATCATCGCCTGCCCGTGCGCCCTGGGACTGGCCACGCCGACCGCGCTCATGGTCGGCACCGGCCGCGGCGCCCAGCTCGGCATCCTGATCAAGGGGCCCGAGGTGCTGGAGACCACCCGCCGCGTCGACACCGTCGTCCTGGACAAGACCGGTACGGTCACCACCGGCGCGATGACCCTCACCGCCGTCCACCTGGCCGAGGGCGTGTCCGAGACGGAGGCGCTGCGCCTGGCCGGTGCCCTGGAGCACTCCTCCGAGCACCCCATCGCCCGCGCCGTCGCGACCGCGGCGGACGAGCGTACGGGCGGGCTGCCCGCCCCGGAGGACTTCGCGAACGTCCCCGGCCGCGGTGTCCAGGGCGTCGTCGAGGGCCACGCCGTCCTCGTGGGCCGTACCTCGCTCCTCACCGAGTGGGCCATCGAACTTCCCGCCACCCTGGCGGACGCCAAGGCCGCCGCCGAGGAGGCCGGGCACACCGCGGTCGCCGTCGCCTGGGACGGCGAGGCGCGCGCCGTGCTCGTCGTCGCCGACGCGGTCAAGCCCACCAGCGCCGAGGCGGTCCGGCGGCTGCGCGCCCTCGGCCTCACCCCGGTGCTGCTCACCGGCGACAACGCGGCCGTCGCCCGCTCGGTCGCCGCCGAGGTCGGCATCGACGCGGAGCACGTCGTCGCTGAGGTGTTGCCCGAGGACAAGGTCGCGGTCGTCAAGCGCCTCCAGGCGGAGGGCAAGTCGGTGGCCATGGTCGGCGACGGCGTCAACGACGCGGCCGCGCTCGCCCAGGCCGACCTGGGCCTGGCGATGGGCACCGGCACGGACGCCGCCATCGAGGCGGGCGACCTGACGCTGGTACGGGGCGACCTGCGCGCCGCCGCGGACGCCATCCGGCTCGCCCGCCGCACCCTCGGCACCATCAAGGCCAACCTCTTCTGGGCCTTCGGCTACAACGTCGCCGCGCTGCCGCTGGCCGCCGCCGGGCTGCTCAACCCGATGATCGCCGGGGCCGCGATGGCCTTCTCCTCGGTCTTCGTGGTGGCCAACAGCCTCCGGCTGCGCCGCTTCAAGCCGCTCGGCTGAGCGGCGGGAGCCCGCCCCCGGCACGGCCCGTACAGCGCTCATCCGCTGTACGGGCCGTCCGGCGTCGTGCGCCACTCGGGGCCGGCGTCATGCGCCACTCGGGACCGTGTCGCGCCCCACTCGGGACCGGCGTCGTGTGCCACCCGGGACCGGCCTCGTGCGCGCGATCTCCGGTCCGGCGTCGTGCGCGGGATCACGGCCTCCGCCCCGGGGCCG
Proteins encoded in this region:
- a CDS encoding helix-turn-helix transcriptional regulator, yielding MSETSARLLNLLSLLQTPREWPGSELADRLRVTTRTIRRDIERLRDLGYPVHATMGAEGGYRLAAGTAMPPLLLDDEEAVAIAVGLRSAAGHTVDGIEEASVRALAKLEQVLPSRLRRRVGALGTATVPMPAGDGPTVDPAHLTALAAAVANQERLRFTYRAGDGVRSKRLVEPHRLVSAGRRWYLVAYDNEREDWRIFRVDRLSDPYPTGVRVPPRELPARDAAAFVTERMQGLAPGCAAVVTVQAPAAEVCKRLGRAVAAVEPLGEGVCRVRTRPDCLEWTAVRLATLGSEFTVHEPPELAEHLRQLGGRVLRAAAESGEATPTHTREG
- a CDS encoding MFS transporter, translated to MPTPPTTAPGASDTAGATGRRRWIALAVVLTAAFMDLVDATIVNIAVPSIQRDTGASFGAVQWITAGYALAFAVGLITGGRLGDIHGRRRLFLLGMGGFTVASALCGVAADPGMLIAARVLQGAMAALMVPQVLAIIHVTFPAHERGKVFGMFGAVIGLGAVCGPLIGALLTQWDILGLQWRPIFLINLPVGIAGIVLGRRFIAESRAPKALRLDLGGMVLAALALLMVLYPLTQGREMGWPAWGFVSMAASPLVFAVFVRYERAKARKDGSPLVELSLFKLRTFVAGAGVQLTFGALSGLFFLVWTLCMQLGLGWSPLRSGLTGVPFSVACSAAAGVSVQKLVPRFGRKVMQAGALIMLCGVLLYIAGATRYGTELTSWQMVPALLLMGGGMGLIVAPITDAALSEVPSEHSGSASGVFNTTSQLGMAFGLGLSSVAFFGVLDGAGGRDPRATVVDATVTSLWWVAAGLVVIFLLLFLMPGKARTNGEPRTAGELGTGDSADRSTEPAPSLSPSPSPADGRRTTPDPEGTLVH
- a CDS encoding heavy metal translocating P-type ATPase yields the protein MTTTVDERGIELEIGGMTCASCAARIEKKLNRMDGVTATVNYATEKAKVTYESGAGIEVADLIATVEKTGYTAAVPEPPAPAPPPPDPGTAPGPVPAPEPGADPLAALRQRLTVSVLLAVPVILMAMVPALQFTNWQWLSLTLAAPVVAYGAWPFHKAAWTNLRHGTATMDTLVSMGTLAALGWSLWALFFGHAGMPGMTHPFTLTIERGDGGSNIYLEAAAGVTAFILAGRYFEARSKRRAGAALKALLELGAKDVAVLRDGREVRVPVGELAVGDRFVVRPGEKIATDGTVVDGSSAVDASMLTGESVPVEVAPGDPVTGATVNAGGRIVVEATRVGADTQLSRMARLVEDAQNGKAAAQRLADRISAVFVPVVIALALGTLGYWLATGAGAVAAFTAAVAVLIIACPCALGLATPTALMVGTGRGAQLGILIKGPEVLETTRRVDTVVLDKTGTVTTGAMTLTAVHLAEGVSETEALRLAGALEHSSEHPIARAVATAADERTGGLPAPEDFANVPGRGVQGVVEGHAVLVGRTSLLTEWAIELPATLADAKAAAEEAGHTAVAVAWDGEARAVLVVADAVKPTSAEAVRRLRALGLTPVLLTGDNAAVARSVAAEVGIDAEHVVAEVLPEDKVAVVKRLQAEGKSVAMVGDGVNDAAALAQADLGLAMGTGTDAAIEAGDLTLVRGDLRAAADAIRLARRTLGTIKANLFWAFGYNVAALPLAAAGLLNPMIAGAAMAFSSVFVVANSLRLRRFKPLG